A genomic segment from Pangasianodon hypophthalmus isolate fPanHyp1 chromosome 25, fPanHyp1.pri, whole genome shotgun sequence encodes:
- the LOC128317444 gene encoding B-cell receptor CD22-like gives MFYRMSRNITVAAILMLLTGVQAQHSVNLSSLSLCAVTGSTVKIPCTFTKPYQSSVTQREWYRVQSSEREPQDLSKDPQYSGRVSVSTVTSDCELTLRNVSVSDSGVYNFRFKTQISDWISASSGVRLTVTNLQVKVDPNTVGQREVKVTCSSTCSISTHRYYWYRYGNYFRYSTDASIVLDSTSPHDEGSYSCQVYGKEHRSPPVCLFNEKSCWSVTYSTQTICSLFGSSVDTHSYYTLPDHYKVTNMFWFIKEQAGVEPVDVREDEEYQGRVQYTHSSQNNCSLRITNLRERDAQTYRFRFYTDDPNGKYTGQPGVSLSVTDLKVTVTDLSNGYKKLCCFTTCTLSNNPTYIWYKNRQRVTDKNRNKLYVSSGDENSYSCAVRGHEELRSPAVCVSDEKSCWSVTYSTQTICSLIGSSVDILSYYTFPNNQKMTKAFWFIKEQADAEPVDVREDDEYQGRVQYTHSSQNNCSLRITNLRERDAQTYRFRFYTDDPNGKYTGQPGVSLSVTDLKIMVSDSGSGQKKLSCITTCTLSNRPTYIWYKNGQRVSDCKSASCTVAAVSGAVSYSCAVEGHDSLLSPPVYFPKNTRAVVLSSGDTVEGGSVTLSCSSDANPPVLTYSWFKQRAAADTLLTTGQNYSISNISSQHSGLYYCTAHNQLGQHNSTPTHLDVLCDEDSSAEVWKYAVWGAAALVPALLLSLLTAVLCNKRKRRAERDTDIQSIPTPGDDIYAALNPVTMSPDYDTLQNVKSSASDTHTTLNPATMSSDYETLTGVATRLSEE, from the exons ATGTTTTACAGAATGTCGAGAAATATTACAGTAGCAGCAATCCTCATGTTACTGACAG gagTTCAGGCTCAGCACAGTGTAAATCTCTCCTCTCTGAGTctctgtgctgttactggaTCTACAGTAAAAATCCCCTGTACATTTACAAAACCTTATCAGTCCAGtgtcacacagagagagtggtATCGAGTCCAGAGCTCTGAAAGAGAACCACAAGACCTGAGCAAAGATCCACAATACTCAGGACGAGTGTCTGTAAGCACAGTGACGTCTGACTGTGAGCTGACACTGAgaaatgtgagtgtgagtgactCTGGAGTTTATAACtttagatttaaaacacagataaGTGACTGGATATCAGCCTCATCTGGAGTTCGACTGACTGTTAcaa ACTTGCAGGTGAAGGTGGATCCTAACACTGTAGGACAGAGAGAAGTGAAAGTGACCTGTAGCTCCACCTGCAGCATCAGCACACACCGTTACTACTGGTACAGGTATGGCAATTACTTCAGATATAGCACTGACGCCTCCATTGTCCTCGACTCAACCAGTCCACATGATGAAGGCAGCTACTCCTGTCAGGTGTATGGGAAAGAACACCGCTCTCCTCCAGTGT GTCTTTTCAATGAAAAGAGCTGCTGGAGCGTGACTTACTCCACCCAGACTATCTGCTCTCTGTTTGGCTCATCAGTGGACACGCACAGTTATTACACCCTCCCTGATCATTACAAGGTCACAAACATGTTCTGGTTCATTAAAGAGCAAGCTGGTGTTGAGCCTGTGGAtgtgagagaggatgaggagtatCAGGGCCgagtgcagtacacacacagctcccagAATAACTGTAGTCTGAGAATCactaacctgagagagagagacgctcaaACCTACAGATTCAGATTCTACACTGATGATCCTAACGGCAAATACACCGGCCAACCtggagtctctctgtctgtcacag ATCTGAAGGTTACAGTAACAGACTTGAGTAATGGGTATAAAAAGCTGTGCTGTTTCACCACCTGCACTCTGTCTAACAACCCCACTTACATCTGGTACAAGAACAGACAGCGTGTTACTGACAAGAACAGAAATAAACTGTATGTCAGTAGTGGGGATGAAAACAGCTACTCCTGTGCTGTAAGAGGACATGAGGAGCTTCgctctcctgctgtct gtgtttcTGATGAGAAGAGCTGCTGGAGTGTGACTTACTCCACCCAGACtatctgctctctgattggctcatcAGTGGACATACTGAGTTACTATACCTTTCCTAACAatcagaaaatgacaaaagcaTTCTGGTTCATTAAAGAACAGGCTGATGCTGAGCCTGTGGATGTGAGAGAGGATGACGAGTATCAGGGCCgagtgcagtacacacacagctcccagAATAACTGTAGTCTGAGAATCactaacctgagagagagagacgctcaaACCTACAGATTCAGATTCTACACTGATGATCCTAACGGCAAATACACCGGCCAACCtggagtctctctgtctgttacag ATCTGAAGATTATGGTGTCAGACTCAGGTAGTGGACAAAAGAAGCTGAGCTGCATCACCACCTGCACTCTGTCTAACAGACCCACTTACATCTGGTACAAGAACGGACAGCGTGTGTCTGACTGTAAATCTGCCTCCTGCACTGTAGCTGCAGTCAGTGGTGCGGTCAGTTACAGCTGTGCTGTTGAAGGCCATGAcagtctcctctctcctccagtgt ATTTCCCTAAAAACACCAGAGCAGTGGTTCTTTCCTCTGGAGACACAGTGGAGGGgggttcagtgactctgagctgtagcagtgatgCAAACCCTCCTGTACTCACTTATTCCTGGTTTAAGCAGAGAGCAGctgcagacacactgctgacaaCAGGCCAGAATTACAGCATCAGCAACATCAGCTCCCAGCACAGCGGACTGTACTACTGCACTGCTCACAACCAGCTGGGACAGCACAACTCTACACCAACACACCTGGATGTGTTAT GTGATGAGGACAGCTCAGCTGAGGTATGGAAGTATGCTGTATGGGGAGCTGCTGCACTCGTTCctgctctgcttctctctcttcttacTGCCGTTCTGTGCAATAA GAGGAAGCGAcgagcagagagagacacagacattcAG AGTATTCCAACACCTGGAGATGACATATATGCTGCACTGAACCCTGTGACTATGTCCCCGGATTATGACACTCTGCAA AATGTTAAAAGCTCTGCCAGTGACACTCACACAACCCTGAACCCTGCAACCATGTCCTCTGATTATGAAACGCTGACG ggtgTGGCTACTCGACTCAGTGAGGAGTAG
- the LOC128317433 gene encoding uncharacterized protein LOC128317433, translated as MFYRMSRNITVAAILMLLTGVQAQHSLASAAPLSSQGLCAATGSTVKISCTFTTRDHLSVTEREWYRVQSSEREPQDLSKDPQYSGRVSVRTGWSDCELTLSNVRVSDSGVYNFRFKTQKSVWISASSGVRLTVTDLKVTVSDSYNHNKTLSCNTTCTLSNIPTYIWYKNGQRVPDQDRNELYVSSEDAGSYSCAVRGHEEFRSPAVCVFDEKSCWSVTYSTQTICSLIGSSVDMHSYYTFPHHYKVTEVFWFIKEQAAGKSVDVREDEEYQGRVQYTHSSQNNCSLRITNLRERDAQTYRFRFYTDDPKGKYTGQPGVSLSVTGNATQLYIYLIKSVQMK; from the exons ATGTTTTACAGAATGTCGAGAAATATTACAGTAGCAGCAATCCTCATGTTACTGACAG GGGTTCAGGCTCAGCACAGTCTAGCCAGTGCAGCACCACTCTCCTCTCAGGGTCTCTGTGCTGCTACTGGATCTACAGTAAAAATCTCCTGTACATTTACAACACGTGATCACTTAAgtgtcacagagagagagtggtatCGAGTCCAGAGCTCTGAAAGAGAACCACAAGACCTGAGCAAAGATCCACAATACTCAGGACGGGTGTCTGTAAGAACCGGGTGGTCTGACTGTGAGCTGACACTGAGCaatgtgagagtgagtgacTCTGGAGTTTATAACtttagatttaaaacacagaaaagtgtCTGGATATCAGCCTCATCTGGAGTTCGACTGACTgttacag ATCTTAAGGTTACAGTATCAGACAGCTACAACCACAACAAGACGCTGAGCTGTAACACCACTTGCACTTTGTCCAACATCCCCACTTACATCTGGTACAAGAACGGACAGCGTGTTCCTGACCAGGACAGAAATGAACTGTATGTCAGTAGTGAGGATGCAGGCAGCTACTCCTGTGCTGTAAGAGGACATGAGGAGTTTCgctctcctgctgtct GTGTTTTTGATGAGAAGAGCTGCTGGAGTGTGACTTACTCCACCCAGACtatctgctctctgattggctcatcagtggacatgCACAGTTATTACACCTTCCCTCATCATTACAAGGTCACAGAAGTTTTCTGGTTCATTAAAGAGCAGGCTGCTGGTAAGAGTGTGGAtgtgagagaggatgaggagtatCAGGGCCgagtgcagtacacacacagctcccagAATAACTGTAGTCTGAGAATCactaacctgagagagagagacgctcaaACCTACAGATTCAGATTCTACACTGATGATCCTAAAGGGAAATATACCGGCCAACCtggagtctctctgtctgtcacaggTAATGCCACGCagttatatatttacttaattaaatctgtacagatgaaataa
- the LOC113547579 gene encoding sialoadhesin: FADLKVTVSDSDSSYKTLSCNTTCTLSNKPTYIWYKNGQHVTYTNRNELYVSSGDAGSYSCAVRGHEELRSPAVCIFDEKSCWSVTYSTQTICSLFGSSVDIHSYYTFPHHYKVTEAFWFIKKQADAEAVDVREDEEYQGRVQYTQSSQNNCSLRITNLTERDAQTYGFRFYTDGGNYTGHPGVSLSVTDLKITLPYWSDKFMSCFTTCFLSNNPTYIWYKNGQRVSDCKSASCSVAAVSGAVSYSCAVEGHDSLLSPPVYSPKNTRAVVLSSGHTVEGDSVTLSCSSDANPPVLTYTWFKQRAAADTLLTTGQNYSISNISSRHSGLYYCTAHNQLGQHNSTPTHLDVLRSEKNTVLKVIMVGLVVFLAVTLLSGALWMWKRKRSSANGHSSTGDSGQSAAVYESIPASNL, from the exons tttgcagaTCTGAAGGTTACAGTATCAGACTCGGATAGCAGCTACAAGACGCTGAGCTGTAACACCACCTGCACTCTGTCTAACAAGCCCACTTACATCTGGTACAAGAACGGACAGCATGTTACttacacaaacagaaatgaacTGTATGTCAGTAGTGGGGATGCAGGCAGCTACTCCTGTGCTGTAAGAGGACATGAGGAGCTTCgctctcctgctgtct gtatTTTTGATGAGAAGAGCTGCTGGAGTGTGACTTACTCCACCCAGACTATCTGCTCTCTGTTTGGCTCATCAGTGGACATACACAGTTATTACACCTTCCCTCATCATTACAAGGTCACAGAAGCTTTCTGGTTCATTAAAAAGCAGGCTGATGCTGAGGCTGTGGAtgtgagagaggatgaggagtatCAGGGCCGAGTGCAGTACACACAGAGCTCCCAGAATAACTGTAGTCTGAGAATCACTaacctgacagagagagacgctcAAACATACGGATTCAGATTCTACACTGATGGGGGTAATTACACCGGCCACCCTGgagtctctctatctgtcacaG atctGAAGATTACATTACCGTACTGGAGTGACAAGTTCATGAGCTGTTTCACCACCTGCTTTCTGTCTAACAACCCCACTTACATCTGGTACAAGAACGGACAGCGTGTGTCTGACTGTAAATCTGCCTCCTGCTCTGTAGCTGCAGTCAGTGGTGCGGTCAGTTACAGCTGTGCTGTTGAAGGCCATGAcagtctcctctctcctccagtgt ATTCCCCTAAAAACACCAGAGCAGTGGTTCTTTCCTCTGGACACACAGTGGAGGGGGattcagtgactctgagctgtagcagtgatgcaaaccctcctgttctcacctacacctggtttaagcagagagcagctgcagacacactgctgacaaCAGGCCAGAATTACAGCATCAGCAACATCAGCTCCCGGCACAGCGGACTGTACTACTGCACTGCTCACAACCAGCTGGGACAGCACAACTCTACACCAACACACCTGGATGTGTTAC GCTCAGAGAAGAACACGGTGTTAAAGGTCATCATGGTGGGACTGGTCGTCTTCCTGGCAGTAACACTCCTCTCAGGAGCTCTGTGGATGTG gaagaggaagaggagctcAGCTAATGGCCACAGCAGCACTGGTGACAGCGGACAG TCTGCTGCTGTGTATGAAAGTATCCCAGCCTCAAACCTTTGA